A region of the Arthrobacter sp. FW306-07-I genome:
TACGGATTCCCATAATTTATTTCCTCGTTAAAGTGGTCTCCGCTACGCGAGCGGACCGCCGAAGATGTCGATGGTGCCTTCTTTGAGGGTGACAATCGCACGCTTGGTGTTCTTGCGGGTACCCCATCCGAATTTGGTGCGCTTGCGCTTACCGGCACGGTTGATGGTGTTGATCGATTCGACCTTGACGGAGAAGATCTTCTCCACGGCCAGCTTGATCTCGGTCTTGTTCGAACGGGGGTCCACCAGGAAGGTGTACTTGCCCTCGTCGATCAGGCCGTAGCTCTTTTCCGACACGACGGGTGCAAGCACGACGTCGCGGGGATCCTTGATGGTGGCTGCACTCACTTGGCATCCTCCTCGTTCTTTGCTGCCTTAGCGGCAACGAATGCGTCGTAGGCAGCCTTGGTGAAGACAACGTCATCAGAGACGAGAACGTCGTAGGTGTTCAGCTGGTCTGCGTACAGAACGTGAACGCCGGCGAGGTTGCGCACGGACAGTGCGGCAACATCGTTATCGCGCTCGATGACGACCAGCAGGTTCTTGCGGTCGGAAACGCCGCGAAGCGTTGCCAGGGCAGTCTTGGAAGACGGCTTGTCTCCAGCAACCAGCTCGGAGACAACGTGGATGCGACCGTTGCGGGCCCGGTCAGACAGTGCGCCGCGCAGTGCAGCAGCAATCATCTTCTTGGGGGTGCGCTGGCTGTAGTCACGCGGGGTGGGACCGTGGACAATGCCACCGCCGGTCATGTGCGGAGCACGGACGGAACCCTGACGGGCGCGGCCGGTACCCTTCTGCTTGAACGGCTTGCGTCCTGCACCGGAAACTTCAGCGCGGGTCTTGGTCTTGTGGGTTCCCTGGCGGGCAGCAGCGAGCTGGGCAACGACAACCTGGTGCAGCAGCGGCACGTTGGTCTGAACGTCGAAGATCTCTGCAGGCAGGTCAACCTGGACAGTGTTAGCCATTGAACTAGGCTCCCTTCACGGCAGTGCGTACGAGTACGACCTGGCCGCGGGCACCGGGAACGGCGCCCTTGATCAGGAGCAGCGACTTCTCGACGTCAACCGCGTGGACCGTGAGGTTCAGCGTGGTGTGACGAACGGCGCCCATGCGGCCGGCCATTTTCATGCCCTTGAAGACGCGGCTCGGGGTGGATGCGCCACCGATTGAACCGGGCTTACGGTGGTTCTTGTGGGCACCGTGGGAAGCGCCAACGCCGTGGAAGCCGTGACGCTTCATAACACCGGCGAAGCCCTTACCCTTGGTGGTGCCGATGACGTCGATCTTCTGACCGGCCTCGAAGAGCTCCACGGAGAGCTCCTGGCCCAGCTCGTACTCAGCAGCATCTGCGGTACGGAGTTCGACGACGTGGCGGCGAGGCGTGACGCCTGCCTTCTCAAAGTGACCAGCCAGCGGCTTGGTGACCTTGCGGGGATCGATCTGGCCGTAGCCGATCTGAACGGCGACGTAGCCATCGGACTCAGCATTGCGCAGCTGGGTGATGACGTTCGAGTCTGCCTGGACCACAGTGACGGGGATGAGCTTGTTGTTCTCGTCCCAGACCTGGGTCATGCCGAGCTTCGTGCCCAGCAGGCCCTTTACGTTACGGGTTGCGGTCATAGTTTCTCAGCACCTCCCTACAGCTTGATTTCGATGTTCACGTCAGCCGGCAGGTCGAGACGCATGAGCGAGTCAACAGCCTTCGGCGTGGGATCGATGATGTCGATAAGACGCTTGTGCGTGCGCATTTCAAAGTGCTCGCGGCTGTCCTTGTACTTGTGCGGAGAGCGGATAACGCAGTACACGTTCTTCTCCGTAGGCAGCGGCACGGGGCCAACTACCGTTGCGCCTGCGCGCGTGACCGTCTCAACGATCTTCCGTGCTGAAACGTCAATGACCTCGTGGTCGTATGACTTCAGCCGGATGCGGATTTTTTGTCCCGCCATGTCGCCTGACTCTCTTTCAGTCTGTGCTTCCCCGGTTTAGGGCTGCCCTGTTCACTTACTCGTTGTATGGCTGCCGAAGCATTTGAGGTCGTAACCACCATCCGCCGCGCAAGCTGAATCCGGATGAATCCGGGTTCCTCAACCTGCCGGCGCAACCGACCCCCGCGGTCGGGCGTGTCGCGCTGAACACGCATACAAATCCGCAATTCCATTGGGGTGGGTTATGTTTGGTCTTCAGCTTGGACCCTGCACCCGGCATTATCCGGATCGGGACACGAAGAAGCGCTTGAACAACTCATCTAGTATGCCGGAAAACTGCGGCAGATGCGAATTGGCTCCGTATCGATGCTCGTCAGGGCCATTGCCGCGGGCCGGGAGCGGCTGGATGATAGGGGCATGACCCTGGAGAGTACAGAATCGGTGACGGAACTGGCCGGGCGCGTGCCGCCGTCGTTCATCCTCGGCGTCGCGGCAGCGGCATTCCAGATTGAAGGCTCGCTGAAGGCCGGGGGCCGTGGGCCATCGGGGTGGGATGCCTTCGCGGAGAAGCCCGGTGCCATCCTCGACGGCCACTCCCCCGCAGTGGCGTGCGACCACTACAACAGGCTCCCGGAGGATGTCGCGCTGCTGAAGGAACTGGGCGTAGGCTCCTACAGGTTCTCCCTGTCCTGGCCACGCATCCAGCCTGATGGACGGGGTGCCCTCAATGCCGAAGGCCTGGATTTCTACGACCGTCTCATCGACCAACTGCTCGAAGCAGGCGTCTCACCCATGGCAACGCTCTACCACTGGGACACTCCCCTGCCCCTGGAACACCGCGGCGGCTGGCTGAACCGGGACACGGCCGAGCGGTTCGGCGAGTATGCCAGAGCCGCCGGTGAGCGGTTCGGAGACCGGGTGGCTCAGTGGGTCACCCTCAACGAACCCGTATCGGTCACCCTGAACGGCTACGCACTGGGGGTGCATGCACCCGGCCGCCGGCTGCTGTTCGACGCCCTTCCCGCCGTCCATCACCAGCTCCTGGCACACGGGCTCGGCGTGCAGGCGCTGCGGGCTGCTGGAGTGGCCGGCGGAGTAGGCCTGTCCAACCTGCACTCTCCCGTCAGGCCCGCCTCACGAAAAATCGGCGATAGGCTCGTCGCCCACCTCTATGACCTGCTGATGAACAGGATGTACGCGGATCCGGTCCTGCTGGGCCGCTACCCGTCGCTGCCGCTGTACGCGAAGCCCTGGCTGCGTTCCATCGGCAGGATTTCCGACGCGGATCTCAAAACCATCCACCAGCCCTTGGATTTCTACGGGCTCAACTACTACTTCCCGGTCAAGGTGGCCGTGGGGCCAGGCATCACCCCGCTGCCTGCGGACATGCACAAGGAGCTTGCCAAGCTGCCCTTCCACGAGGTGGGCTATCCGGAGTACGGGAGTACGGGCTTCGGCTGGCCCGTGGCGCCGGAACACCTGGGCATCCTGCTGCAGGAAATGCGCGACCGTTACGGAGCGGCCCTCCCCCCGGTCTACATCACCGAGGGCGGCGCCAGTTTCCCGGAACCTGACCGCGTTTCGGGGACCCTCGAGGATACCGATCGGGTGGAGTACCTGGCCAGTCATTTGGGTGCGGCGCTTGAGGCCACGGCTCCCGGGGGCCTGGCAGAGGGATTGGACCTGCGTGGCTATTTCGTGTGGACGCTCATGGACAACTTTGAGTGGGCCGCCGGCTACTCGCAACGTTTTGGCCTGGTGCACGTGGACTTTGAGACGCTGCAGCGGACGCCCAAGAGGTCCTTCTACTGGTACCAGGCCCTGTCCCGCGCAAGGAATGGCCGATCAGACTAGCCTGGCCGGCTCTGTGGGTCAGGAGTGCCCGGTGACAGTCAGGAAGATCAGAACGCAGTTCAGCCCCACGATAAGGGTGGCACTGGTCCAACCGGCGATCCGGAGGGGCTTGGAATCCACATGGACGCCCATCACCTTGCGGCTTCCGGTAAGCCGGATCAGCGGAATCAGCGCGAACGGGATACCGAAACTCAGGAGGACCTGGCTGAGGACCAGGGCTACCGTGGGTTCGATGCCCGCGCCAAGGACCAGCAACGCCGGGATCAGGGTCACGGTTCGGCGGACCAGCAGCGGAATCCTCATCTTCAGCAGGCCGCCCATGATGGTGGCCCCGGCATAACAGCCCACGGAGGTGGACGCCAGTCCGGAGGCCAGCAGGCCTACGGCGAATACGACGCCGATGACCGGCCCCAGTGCCGACGTGACCGCCGCGTGGGCACCGGCAATGGTGTCAGTGCCCTCCACCCCGCGGAGGCTGGTGGCAGCCAACAGCAGCATGGCGATATTGACGACGCCGGCAAGCAGCAGGGCGCCGGCGACGTCCACGCGGGTGGTCCGGATCAACCGCGTCCTGACGGCAGGATCCTTCGAGAAGCCGTGGCGGTCCCGGGCGAGGGCTGAATGCAGGTATATCGCGTGCGGCATGACGGTTGCACCGAGCATGCTGGCAGCGAGCAGGACTGTATCGGTTCCCTCGAAGCGCGGTACAAGGCCGGCCAGGGCGCCGCCCGCGTCCGGCGGAGCGACGAACAGGCCCGAGACGAACCCCACGGCGATCACACCAAGAAGGGTGAGGATCGCGAACTCGAAGGACTTCTGGCTCCGGCGCGACTGCAGTGCCAGCAACAGCATTGACGCAACGCCAATGACGACCCCACCGGCGAGCAGCGGCAGGCCAAACAGCAGATTAAGCGCAACTGCCCCGCCGATGACCTCAGCCAGGTCCGTGGCTCCGGCAACGACCTCGGCCTGCACCCAATAGGCGCGTCGGCGGCGGGTTCCCAGCCGCTGGCCGAGGATTTCCGGCAGGCTCATGCCAGTGGCGAGCCCAAGCTTGGCGGACTGGTACTGGATGAGAACGGCCATCCCGTTGGCGGCCACGAGGACCCAGACGAGCAGGTACCCAAAGCTGGCGCCGGCCGTCAGGTTAGCCGCGACGTTTCCAGGGTCCACATAAGCAATGGCTGCCACGAAGGCAGGCCCCAGCAGCAGGAGGCGGGACCAGAGCCCCGGAGTGGCGGTTTGCGCCGTCATAATCGATACAGCCATCACATGTCCTCGTCGTTGCGGCGTCACTAAGACGAGGATACCGCGAATTTAGGTATCCCGAAAAGTAGGAATAAGGTGTACCGGCAAGTTGGCCGGAGGGAGGGCGGCTACTGGTTCTTGTTTGCCCTGTTGATCCGCTTGGCCCGGTCAATTTCGTGCCGGAAGTTCCTTCTGACCCAGAACACCCCGCCAACCACCACAACCGCGATGATCAGGAAAATAAGCCATCCCATGATGATCTCCTTTCAGTGCTGCCACAGTATCAGGGGCTTGTCCGTAGCGGTTCCGCAACGTCCCGGCCGGGGCTTTTGGGCATAAAGAAAGCCCCGCTGCCTAGCAGCGGGGCTTTCTTTATGGATTTTAGTGTGGGCCGAGGCCCAGCAAATCCTTGATCAGCAAGTACTACTTGATGATCTTGGTAACGCGTCCCGAACCAACGGTGCGGCCGCCTTCGCGGATTGCGAAGCCGAGGCCCTCTTCCATGGCGATGGGCTGGATGAGCGCAACGGTCATCTCAGTGTTGTCGCCGGGCATAACCATTTCCGTGCCCTCGGGCAGGGTGATAACGCCGGTTACGTCCGTGGTACGGAAGTAGAACTGCGGGCGGTAGTTGGAGTAGAACGGGTTGTGACGTCCGCCTTCGTCCTTGGAGAGGATGTAGACGTTGGCCTCGAAGTCGGTGTGCGGGGTGATGGAACCCGGCTTGACGACAACCTGGCCACGCTCGACATCGTCGCGCTTCAGGCCACGGAGCAGCAGGCCACAGTTCTCGCCGGCCCATGCTTCGTCGAGCTGCTTGTGGAACATCTCGATACCGGTAACCGTGGTCTTCTGGACCGGGCGGATGCCGACGATCTCGACCTCGGAGTTGATGGCGAGGGTTCCACGCTCGGCGCGGCCCGTAACAACGGTGCCACGACCGGTGATGGTGAAGACGTCTTCGATCGGCATCAGGAACGGCTTGTCGCGGTCACGTACGGGGTCCGGAACGGACTCGTCGACAGCAGCCATCAGGTCCTCAACGGACTTGACCCACTCGGGGTCGCCTTCCAGGGCCTTCAGGCCGGAAACGCGAACCACCGGAGCGTTGTCGCCGTCGAAGCCCTGCGAGCTCAGGAGCTCACGAACTTCCATTTCGACGAGGTCGAGGAGTTCCTCGTCATCGACCATGTCAGCCTTGTTCAGCGCGACCAGCAGGTAGGGAACACCAACCTGGCGGGCGAGCAGAACGTGCTCGCGGGTCTGAGCCATCGGGCCGTCGGTAGCGGCAACCACGAGGATTGCGCCGTCCATCTGAGCAGCACCGGTGATCATGTTCTTGATGTAGTCAGCGTGGCCGGGGGCGTCAACGTGTGCGTAGTGACGCTTCTCGGTCTGGTACTCCACGTGGGAGATGTTGATGGTAATACCGCGCTGACGCTCTTCGGGTGCAGAGTCGATCGACGCGAAGTCACGCTTTTCGTTGAGATCCGGGTACTTGTCGTACAGCACCTTGGAAATGGCGGCCGTCAGCGTCGTCTTACCGTGGTCAACGTGACCAATGGTGCCGATGTTGACGTGCGGCTTAGTCCGCTCGAACTTTGCCTTTGCCACAGGTTCCTCCTAGAACGTTTACAAATAGCTTGCCCTCCAGCCGCGCTTGTCGCGGTAGAACTCAGGCAAGTCTACTTGGGGGGCTTTGGATTGGTGAAATCGCAGATTCAGGAACTAATACTAGTCCCCTGAGCCTGTCGGTGCAGGGGGCCGGCCTGGACCGGCCGGCCTCCTGCACCAGGTTCGTCGGCCTTTGGAGGCCACCGAACCCGGGGTGTTCGCTTTGAAAGTCCGGAAAAGACTACTCGCCGCGGGACTTCTGGATGATCTCGTCGGCAACTGCCTTCGGGACCTCGGCGTAGCTGTTGAACGTCATGGAGTAGACAGCACGGCCCTGGGTCTTGGAGCGCAGGTCGCCGATGTAGCCGAACATGCCGGACAGCGGAACGTGCGCACGGATGACCTTGACGCCCTGTGCATCTTCCATGGACTGCATCTGGCCACGGCGGGAGTTGAGGTCACCGATAACTTCACCCATGTATTCCTCAGGGGTGCGGACCTCGACATCCATCAGTGGTTCGAGCAGAACCGGGTTCGCCTTGCGTGCAGCTTCCTTGAAAGCCATACGGCCGGCGATCTTGAACGCCATTTCCGAGGAGTCAACATCGTGGTACGCGCCGTCAATCAGCGTGGCCTTGATGCCGACAACCGGGTAGCCGGCCAGGACGCCGTCGTTCAATGCGTCCTGGATGCCCGCGTCGACGGACGGGATGTATTCGCGCGGAACGCGGCCACCGGTGACCTTGTTCTCGAACTCGTACAGCTCACCCTCAGCGGTGTCCAGCGGCTCGATGGCGATCTGGATCTTTGCGAACTGG
Encoded here:
- the rplW gene encoding 50S ribosomal protein L23 — encoded protein: MSAATIKDPRDVVLAPVVSEKSYGLIDEGKYTFLVDPRSNKTEIKLAVEKIFSVKVESINTINRAGKRKRTKFGWGTRKNTKRAIVTLKEGTIDIFGGPLA
- the rplD gene encoding 50S ribosomal protein L4; translated protein: MANTVQVDLPAEIFDVQTNVPLLHQVVVAQLAAARQGTHKTKTRAEVSGAGRKPFKQKGTGRARQGSVRAPHMTGGGIVHGPTPRDYSQRTPKKMIAAALRGALSDRARNGRIHVVSELVAGDKPSSKTALATLRGVSDRKNLLVVIERDNDVAALSVRNLAGVHVLYADQLNTYDVLVSDDVVFTKAAYDAFVAAKAAKNEEDAK
- the rplC gene encoding 50S ribosomal protein L3 — translated: MTATRNVKGLLGTKLGMTQVWDENNKLIPVTVVQADSNVITQLRNAESDGYVAVQIGYGQIDPRKVTKPLAGHFEKAGVTPRRHVVELRTADAAEYELGQELSVELFEAGQKIDVIGTTKGKGFAGVMKRHGFHGVGASHGAHKNHRKPGSIGGASTPSRVFKGMKMAGRMGAVRHTTLNLTVHAVDVEKSLLLIKGAVPGARGQVVLVRTAVKGA
- the rpsJ gene encoding 30S ribosomal protein S10, which gives rise to MAGQKIRIRLKSYDHEVIDVSARKIVETVTRAGATVVGPVPLPTEKNVYCVIRSPHKYKDSREHFEMRTHKRLIDIIDPTPKAVDSLMRLDLPADVNIEIKL
- a CDS encoding GH1 family beta-glucosidase, translated to MTLESTESVTELAGRVPPSFILGVAAAAFQIEGSLKAGGRGPSGWDAFAEKPGAILDGHSPAVACDHYNRLPEDVALLKELGVGSYRFSLSWPRIQPDGRGALNAEGLDFYDRLIDQLLEAGVSPMATLYHWDTPLPLEHRGGWLNRDTAERFGEYARAAGERFGDRVAQWVTLNEPVSVTLNGYALGVHAPGRRLLFDALPAVHHQLLAHGLGVQALRAAGVAGGVGLSNLHSPVRPASRKIGDRLVAHLYDLLMNRMYADPVLLGRYPSLPLYAKPWLRSIGRISDADLKTIHQPLDFYGLNYYFPVKVAVGPGITPLPADMHKELAKLPFHEVGYPEYGSTGFGWPVAPEHLGILLQEMRDRYGAALPPVYITEGGASFPEPDRVSGTLEDTDRVEYLASHLGAALEATAPGGLAEGLDLRGYFVWTLMDNFEWAAGYSQRFGLVHVDFETLQRTPKRSFYWYQALSRARNGRSD
- a CDS encoding Nramp family divalent metal transporter, producing the protein MAVSIMTAQTATPGLWSRLLLLGPAFVAAIAYVDPGNVAANLTAGASFGYLLVWVLVAANGMAVLIQYQSAKLGLATGMSLPEILGQRLGTRRRRAYWVQAEVVAGATDLAEVIGGAVALNLLFGLPLLAGGVVIGVASMLLLALQSRRSQKSFEFAILTLLGVIAVGFVSGLFVAPPDAGGALAGLVPRFEGTDTVLLAASMLGATVMPHAIYLHSALARDRHGFSKDPAVRTRLIRTTRVDVAGALLLAGVVNIAMLLLAATSLRGVEGTDTIAGAHAAVTSALGPVIGVVFAVGLLASGLASTSVGCYAGATIMGGLLKMRIPLLVRRTVTLIPALLVLGAGIEPTVALVLSQVLLSFGIPFALIPLIRLTGSRKVMGVHVDSKPLRIAGWTSATLIVGLNCVLIFLTVTGHS
- the tuf gene encoding elongation factor Tu, which produces MAKAKFERTKPHVNIGTIGHVDHGKTTLTAAISKVLYDKYPDLNEKRDFASIDSAPEERQRGITINISHVEYQTEKRHYAHVDAPGHADYIKNMITGAAQMDGAILVVAATDGPMAQTREHVLLARQVGVPYLLVALNKADMVDDEELLDLVEMEVRELLSSQGFDGDNAPVVRVSGLKALEGDPEWVKSVEDLMAAVDESVPDPVRDRDKPFLMPIEDVFTITGRGTVVTGRAERGTLAINSEVEIVGIRPVQKTTVTGIEMFHKQLDEAWAGENCGLLLRGLKRDDVERGQVVVKPGSITPHTDFEANVYILSKDEGGRHNPFYSNYRPQFYFRTTDVTGVITLPEGTEMVMPGDNTEMTVALIQPIAMEEGLGFAIREGGRTVGSGRVTKIIK